From the genome of Perca fluviatilis chromosome 1, GENO_Pfluv_1.0, whole genome shotgun sequence, one region includes:
- the snrpb2 gene encoding U2 small nuclear ribonucleoprotein B'': MDIRPNHTIYINNINDKVKKEELKRSLYALFSQFGQIIDIVAMKTAKMRGQAFVVFKELAGATNALRQLQGFPFYNKPMRIQYAKTDSEVIAKVKGTYGDKEKKKDKKKKAQEVSAVSLMKKPAAGSAAPVNSAAVQVVDNPPNYILFLNNLPEETNEMMLSMLFNQFPGFKEVRLVPGKHDISFVEFESETQAGVAKDALQGFRITATCAMKITYAKK; encoded by the exons ATGGATATCCGACCAAATCACACCATTTACATCAACAATATCAATGATAAAGTCAAGAAAGAAG AGCTGAAGCGCTCGCTCTACGCGCTCTTCTCTCAGTTCGGTCAGATAATCGACATCGTGGCCATGAAGACGGCGAAGATGAGGGGACAGGCCTTTGTCGTCTTCAAAGAGCTCGCCGGCGCCACCAACGCACTGAGGCAACTTCAGGGCTTCCCGTTCTACAACAAGCCCATG AGGATACAGTACGCGAAGACTGACTCCGAGGTCATCGCCAAGGTGAAAGGCACGTACGGCGacaaggagaagaagaaggacaagaagaagaaagccCAGGAGGTGTCGGCGGTCAGCCTAATGAAGAAACCGGCAGCG GGATCAGCGGCGCCTGTCAACTCTGCTGCCGTCCAG GTGGTGGACAACCCACCGAACTACATCCTGTTCCTCAACAACCTGCCTGAAGAGACCAACGAGATGATGCTCTCCATGCTGTTCAACCA GTTTCCCGGTTTCAAAGAGGTGCGACTGGTCCCGGGGAAACACGACATCTCCTTCGTGGAGTTTGAGAGCGAGACGCAGGCGGGCGTGGCTAAAGACGCACTGCAAGGCTTCCGGATCACAGCCACCTGCGCCATGAAGATCACCTACGCCAAGAAGTAG